The Watersipora subatra chromosome 7, tzWatSuba1.1, whole genome shotgun sequence genomic interval TGATTAAATAATGTAGTTTGCGCATGGGTAGTGGTGAGAGATGTAGATGATAAAGTAAGATGATGATGAAGTAGATAATGAAATACCATAGTAGATGATGAAACAGAGCTATTAACAGGCATCTATTAGAGGGCATATACCTGTGTGAACTAAGGGGGCACCTATTAGAGGGCATGTACCTGTGTGGACTAAGGAGGCACCTATGGGAGGGCATGTACCTGTGTGGACTAAGGAGGCACCTATGAGAGGGCATGAACCTGCGTGGACTGAAGAGGTACCTATGAGAAGGCATGTACCTGTGTGGACTAAGGAGGCACCTATGAGAGAGCATGTACCTGTGTGGACTAAGGAGGCACCGACAAAAGGGCATGTACCTGTGTGGACTGAGGAGGCACCTATGAGAGGGCATGTACCTGTGTGGACTAAGGAGGCACCTATAAGAGGGCATGTACCTGTGTGGACTAAGGAGGCACCTATAAGAGGGCATGTACCTGTGTGGACTAAGGAAGCACCTATAAGAGGGCATGTACCTATGTGGACTAAGGAGGCACCTATAAGAGGGCATGTACCTGTGTGGACTAAGGAGGCACCTATAAGAGGGCATGTACCTGTGTGGACTAAGGAAGCACCTATAAGAGGGCATGTACCTATGTGGACTAAGGAGGCACCTATAAGAGGGCATGTACCTGTGTAGACTAAGGAGGCACCTATGAGAGGGCATGTACCTGTGTGGACTAAGGAGGCACCTATAAGAGGGCATGTACCTGTGTGGACTAAGGAGGCACATATAAGAGGGCATGTACCTATGTGGACTAAGGAGGCACCTATAAGAGGGCATGTGCCTGTGTAGACTAAGGAGGCACCTCTGAGAGGACATGTACCTGTGTGGACTAAGGAGGCACCTATAAGAGGGCATGTATCTGTGTGGACTAAGGAGGCACCTATAAGAGGGCATGTACCTATGTGGACTAAGGAGGCACCTATAAAAGGGCATGTACCTGTGTCGACTAAGGAGGCACCTATGAGAGGGCATGTACCTGTTTGGACTGAGGAGGCACCTATAAGAGGGCATGTACCTGCGTGGACTGAGGAGGCACCTATGAGAGGGCATGTACCTGTGTGGACTGAGGAGGCACCTATAAGAGGGCATGTACCTGCGTGGACCGAGGAGGCACCTATGAGAGAGCATGTACCTGTGTGGACTAAGGAGGCACCGATAAGAGGGCATGTACCTGTGTGGACTAAGGAGGCACCTATAAGAGGGCATGTACCTGTGTGGACTAAGGAAGCACCTATAAGAGGGCATGTACCTATGTGGACTAAGGAGGCACCTATAAGAGGGCATGTACCTGTGTGGACTAAGGAGGCACCTATAAGAGGGCATGTACCTGTGTGGACTAAGGAAGCACCTATAAGAGGGCATGTACCTATGTGGACTAAGGAGGCACCTATAAGAGGGCATGTACCTGTGTAGACTAAGGAGGCACCTATGAGAGGGCATGTACCTGCGTGAACCGAGGAGGCACCTATGAGAGGGCATGTACCTGCGTGGACCGAGGAGGCACCTATGAGAGGGCATGTACCTGTGTAGACTAAGGAGGCACCTATGAGAGGGCATGTACCTGTGTGGACTGAGGAGGCACCTATGAGAGGGCATGTACCTGTGTGGACTAAGGAGGCACCTATGAGAGGGCATGTACCTGTGTGGACTGAGGAGGCACCTATGAGAGGGCATGTACCTGTGTGGACTAAGGAGGCACCTATAAAAGGGCATGTACCTATGTTGACTAAGGAGGCACCTATAAGAGGGCATGTACCTGTGTAGACTAAGGAGGCACCTATGAGAGGGCATGTACCTGTGTGGACTAAGGAGGCACCTATAAGAGGGCATGTACCTGTGTGGACTAAGGAGGCACCTATAAGAGGGCATGTACCTGTGTGGACTAAGGAGGCACCTATAAGAGGGCATGTACCTGCGTGGACTAAGGAGGCACCTATGAGAGAGCATGTACCTGTGTTGACTAAGTTGGCACCTATAAGAGGGCATGTACCTGTGTGGACCGAGGAGGCACCTATGAGAGGGCATGTACCTGTGTGGACTAAGGAAGTACCTATGAGAGAGCATGTACCTATATGGACTAAGGAGGCACCGATAAGAGGGCATGTACCTGCGTGGACTGAGGAGGCACCTATGAGAGGGCATGTACCTGTGTGGACTAAGGAGGCACCTATGAGAGAGCATGTACCTATATGGAATAAGGAGGCACCGATAAGAGGGCATGTACCTGCGTGGACTGAGGAGGCACCTATGAGAGGGCATGTACCTGCGTGGACTGAGGAGGCACCTATGAGAGGGCATGTACCTGTTTGGACTGAGGAGGCACCTATAAGAGGGCATGTACCTGCGTGGACTGAGGAGGCACCTATGAGAGGGCATGTACCTGTGTGGACTGAGGAGGCACCTATAAGAGGGCATGTACCTGCGTGGACCGAGGAGGCACCTATGAGAGGGCATGTGCCTGTGTGGACTAAGTTCTTAATCAAATCAAGTCTTCAGCGAAATAACACCATTTACAACTGGAAATTGACTGACTGGGAAGCTTTCGAAGACTGATTAGACAAAAAGGCAGCTGACAAGTTATATACAATACAAACACTAGAATTGCCTGAAGAAGTATGGAATGCCATGCTGGcgatattataaaatgcaagaGATGAACCATTCCACTACTCAAGTAAAACGGTCATAATAAGCTGTATTGGAAACTGGAAATGACCAGACTCTCTTACATTCCAAGAAAGACAACAAGaaactttaaatatttaatagatCAACCTTTGAAAATGGAGACCTCTTTGAGGATACCAAACAAAAAATGCTATTCCTACGCACAGGCTATTACTACCTCTCCTAAACCTGCCAATCATGGCTTATAATTGGCTAACATAACCTGACCTACACTTGACTGTGATTACCTGGCCTGTATACCTGTGTTATTACTACCTCTCCTAAACCTGCCAATCATGGCTTATACTTGGCTATTATTTCACTGATGCACTCAATTAAGCAAACACTGAATATCTGCAACAACAAACAGGTACAATAAATAATGCCAAAAACTTTTGATTCAACTTTAAAAGAacattttataaacataaagACCAAAGGATTACCATAAAGACCAAAGGATGACCACACTCATCAATAGAAACAAATCACAAAATAgaagatctattaatagacgattttaaaacattcatttttaaaaaatttcaaaacactGAATGGGCGAGAAAGTGGAGGCTTTTCTAAAGATGCGCAGTGGTTCCGATAgtctgtttatatttattatcgTCTGACCACCTATTCAGAAACAGGATCGATATGCAAGCCCGAAGCATGTAGGATTGGTAGTGTTTAAGCTCACTGGACACTGTCACATGGGTCTCCACAAGTATCGACTGGGCATGATGTACTTGTCACAACATAAATCTGTACATCATCATGTATTCCATTGCAAGATTGCAAGACATACGAGTCACTCAGGAAGAGAATTGATTTATCGGTAGAAAACATAAACTTAAATGAAATTGAGCTATTCTGCCAAGGATGGTAACGTAACAATTTCAGTAGAACACTGACAAAATGTTCAGGGTGTTTCTATGGTGGCCACCTAAAAGTACTGTGGCAATCGCCCAAGAAGATAAGTTTTAATATATCTTGGAAAATCACTTAGGTATTCAGttcatacatataaatatatagttatacataTAATTGCGCATTATATTTTGACTCTATGTTGTAAAAAGTGTGCCTGCGAACAGAGGCAATTTCTTTTCCATTTCATAAATAAAGATCACCAACTATGAGTAGTGGTTGCATCAGGATGCTAGCACATGAGTACATAATGATGATGCAAGAAAAAGAAGGTTCCAGAACTAGATATCTTTTGACAAGCCCTAACCTTTACGGTGAGTGGAAAGAGTCGGCTTATGTTGATTTGGTTCCTTCAACAATAAGAACAAGGCTGCTTGAGAATTGGCTGAGCAGATACGAGGTGCGGAAAAGAAAACCAGAAGCTAATGAAAAGCAGAAGATGTCTTTCTCGAATCTGGCATGATAAACTGCAGCTAACCACTGCTTCAACGAACTTCACTTCCTTGGACTTTCAATTGTCCAGACAACAAACCATTCGGTCAACGTTGTCCAAAGAATGATGACTTTGAACAATAAGGGGCTTTTGCGACAGACAACTGGTTAATAGTTTTCACCCGCCGAGCTAGGGTTTCCAAGTGattctaaaataatttgttcTCTTATTCACTGTATTACCACGCAGTACTCAATTTTAAATGTCTATACTTTGTCAATGTCCAGACATGACCCAGTTTGTATTAATCCAAACAAATGAGAGTTGTCTGTGCTAATTAGGTCACTGAGAAATGTGGCCTAAAGTTCTACTAGCTCCTTAGCACCTT includes:
- the LOC137400907 gene encoding uncharacterized protein, whose amino-acid sequence is MGGHVPVWTKEAPMRGHEPAWTEEVPMRRHVPVWTKEAPMREHVPVWTKEAPTKGHVPVWTEEAPMRGHVPVWTKEAPIRGHVPVWTKEAPIRGHVPVWTKEAPIRGHVPMWTKEAPIRGHVPVWTKEAPIRGHVPVWTKEAPIRGHVPMWTKEAPIRGHTKEAPLRGHVPVWTKEAPIRGHVSVWTKEAPIRGHVPMWTKEAPIKGHVPVSTKEAPMRGHVPVWTEEAPIRGHVPAWTEEAPMRGHVPVWTEEAPIRGHVPAWTEEAPMREHVPVWTKEAPIRGHVPVWTKEAPIRGHVPVWTKEAPIRGHVPMWTKEAPIRGHVPVWTKEAPIRGHVPVWTKEAPIRGHVPMWTKEAPIRGHTKEAPMRGHVPVWTEEAPMRGHVPVWTKEAPMRGHVPVWTEEAPMRGHVPVWTKEAPIKGHVPMLTKEAPIRGHVPV
- the LOC137400908 gene encoding putative protein CRIPAK: MRGHVPVWTKEAPIRGHVPVWTKEAPIRGHVPVWTKEAPIRGHVPAWTKEAPMREHVPVLTKLAPIRGHVPVWTEEAPMRGHVPVWTKEVPMREHVPIWTKEAPIRGHVPAWTEEAPMRGHVPVWTKEAPMREHVPIWNKEAPIRGHVPAWTEEAPMRGHVPAWTEEAPMRGHVPVWTEEAPIRGHVPAWTEEAPMRGHVPVWTEEAPIRGHVPAWTEEAPMRGHVPVWTKFLIKSSLQRNNTIYNWKLTDWEAFED